One segment of Amycolatopsis alba DSM 44262 DNA contains the following:
- a CDS encoding LacI family DNA-binding transcriptional regulator: MATLKDVAKIAGVSVKTVSNVVNGYDFVKPENRKRVEEALASTGYRPNLGARNLRRGRTGFLGLMLPELSIPYFGELAGLVLQAAQEHEWNVLIEQTLGTRERERNTLSALGPHLIDGAIISPEALHTNDFEDLAPGVPLVMLGEHVVDVPIDHVGIDNVQAARIAVRHLLSLGRRRIAAIGAHPQRHTAAQRLDGYHSALEEAGLRPVPELVLPALRYHRANGAEAMAHLLALPEPPDAVFCFNDLLAIGALRAAAERGVQVPSDMAIVGFDNNEESAYSLPSLTTIAPDKAAIARTAVDLLRRRIAGGTDLEPEDVQTPFSLEIRNSTVA; the protein is encoded by the coding sequence GTGGCCACGCTCAAGGACGTCGCCAAGATCGCGGGCGTCTCCGTCAAGACCGTGTCGAACGTGGTCAACGGCTACGACTTCGTGAAGCCGGAGAACCGCAAGCGCGTCGAGGAGGCATTGGCGTCGACCGGCTACCGGCCCAACCTCGGCGCCCGCAACCTCCGCCGCGGCCGCACCGGGTTCCTCGGGCTGATGCTGCCCGAGCTGAGCATCCCGTACTTCGGCGAACTGGCGGGCCTGGTGCTGCAGGCGGCACAGGAGCACGAGTGGAACGTGCTCATCGAGCAGACCCTCGGCACCAGGGAGCGGGAGCGCAACACGCTGTCCGCGCTGGGCCCGCATCTGATCGACGGCGCGATCATCAGCCCGGAAGCGTTGCACACCAACGACTTCGAGGATCTGGCGCCGGGTGTTCCGCTGGTGATGCTCGGCGAGCACGTCGTCGACGTCCCGATAGACCACGTCGGCATCGACAACGTCCAGGCCGCTCGGATCGCGGTGCGGCACCTGCTCTCGCTGGGCCGCCGCCGGATCGCCGCGATCGGCGCGCATCCGCAGCGCCACACCGCCGCGCAACGACTCGACGGCTACCACTCGGCGCTCGAAGAGGCGGGCCTCAGGCCCGTTCCGGAACTGGTCCTGCCCGCGCTGCGCTACCACCGTGCCAACGGCGCCGAGGCGATGGCACATCTTCTCGCGCTGCCGGAGCCGCCCGACGCGGTGTTCTGCTTCAACGACCTCCTGGCCATCGGTGCCCTTCGCGCCGCGGCCGAACGCGGCGTCCAGGTGCCGTCGGACATGGCGATCGTCGGCTTCGACAACAACGAGGAGAGCGCGTACAGCCTCCCCTCGCTGACGACGATCGCCCCGGACAAGGCGGCGATCGCGCGGACGGCGGTCGATCTGCTGCGGCGGCGCATCGCAGGCGGGACCGACCTCGAACCCGAAGACGTCCAGACCCCCTTCTCCCTCGAAATCCGGAACAGCACCGTCGCCTGA
- a CDS encoding LysR family substrate-binding domain-containing protein: MTGPETPASFKLAYVPGVTPSKWVRIWAERSPDVPLDLVQTTAADAAALVRDREVDAVLLRLPIDRDGLHAIPLYTETTVVVVPKDHLVAAADEVSVDDIADDVVLHPLDDTLDWDRPPGKPALERPATTADAIELVAAGVGLLVVPQSLARLHHRRDLTYRPISGTPESGVALSWPDEENSDLMEQFIGIVRGRTVNSTRGRQQPQEKQAPAKKAPVKPKRPQAGGRKPQAGQRGGAPKGGKRRRRG; encoded by the coding sequence ATGACCGGCCCGGAAACCCCCGCCTCCTTCAAGCTCGCGTACGTCCCCGGCGTGACGCCCTCGAAGTGGGTCCGGATCTGGGCCGAGCGGTCGCCCGACGTCCCGCTCGACCTCGTCCAGACGACCGCCGCCGACGCCGCGGCGCTCGTCCGCGACCGCGAGGTGGACGCCGTCCTGCTGCGTCTCCCGATCGACCGCGATGGCCTGCACGCGATCCCGCTCTACACCGAGACGACCGTGGTGGTCGTCCCCAAGGATCACCTGGTCGCCGCCGCGGACGAGGTCTCCGTCGACGACATCGCCGACGACGTCGTGCTGCATCCGCTCGACGACACCCTGGACTGGGACCGGCCGCCGGGGAAACCCGCGCTGGAGCGCCCCGCCACCACGGCGGACGCCATCGAACTGGTCGCCGCCGGGGTCGGGCTCCTCGTGGTCCCGCAGTCCCTCGCGCGGTTGCACCACCGGCGTGATCTGACCTACCGCCCGATCTCCGGCACACCCGAGTCGGGCGTTGCGTTGTCCTGGCCGGACGAGGAGAACAGCGACCTGATGGAGCAGTTCATCGGGATCGTCCGTGGCCGGACCGTCAACAGCACCCGCGGGCGGCAGCAACCCCAGGAAAAGCAGGCACCGGCGAAGAAGGCCCCGGTGAAGCCCAAGCGCCCCCAGGCCGGCGGCCGGAAGCCGCAGGCCGGGCAGCGCGGCGGCGCTCCCAAGGGCGGGAAGCGCCGTCGCCGCGGTTAG
- a CDS encoding ABC transporter substrate-binding protein has translation MSLPIRRTLLLVTGLALALTACTSRETQQSAPSGAGPAASAAPSQAATGPGCAREKTGYPQVDVKNAVIGFSQSEKEANPFRIAETQSIKDEAAKLGFPADKLLVTNAQSDLNKQVSDIKSLLDRGAQLLIVAPLNSDGLQPALDAAKAKKVPVITIDRKVTSQPCADYLTFIGSNFVEQGKRAAQEMVKATGGTGKVAILLGASGNNVTTDRTKGFKDEIATTAGIQIVAEQTGEFDRSKGQAVMEQLIQSNPEITAVYAENDEMGIGAVTALKAAGKTPGKDVKIVSIDGTRNAVQLIADGSYNAVIESNPRFGPLAFSTLADFAAGKEIPPTVVISDDQYDSANAAQKLGNAY, from the coding sequence ATGTCCCTGCCCATCCGCCGCACCCTGCTCCTGGTGACCGGCCTCGCGCTCGCGCTGACGGCCTGCACCAGCCGTGAGACCCAGCAATCCGCCCCGTCGGGGGCGGGACCGGCCGCTTCGGCGGCGCCGAGCCAGGCCGCGACCGGACCGGGATGTGCCCGCGAGAAGACCGGCTACCCGCAGGTGGACGTGAAGAACGCGGTCATCGGCTTCTCCCAGTCGGAGAAGGAGGCGAACCCGTTCCGGATCGCCGAGACGCAGTCCATCAAGGACGAAGCCGCGAAACTCGGTTTCCCGGCGGACAAACTGCTGGTCACCAACGCGCAGAGCGATCTCAACAAGCAGGTCAGCGACATCAAGTCGCTGCTGGACCGGGGCGCGCAGCTGCTCATCGTGGCGCCACTGAACTCCGACGGCCTGCAGCCCGCCCTCGACGCGGCGAAGGCCAAGAAGGTCCCGGTCATCACGATCGACCGCAAGGTGACCTCGCAGCCGTGCGCCGACTACCTGACCTTCATCGGCTCCAACTTCGTCGAGCAGGGCAAGCGCGCGGCGCAGGAGATGGTGAAGGCGACCGGCGGCACCGGCAAGGTCGCGATCCTGCTCGGCGCGTCCGGCAACAACGTGACCACCGACCGCACCAAGGGGTTCAAGGACGAGATCGCCACGACCGCCGGCATCCAGATCGTCGCCGAGCAGACCGGTGAGTTCGACCGGTCCAAGGGCCAGGCGGTCATGGAGCAGCTCATCCAGAGCAACCCGGAGATCACCGCCGTCTACGCCGAGAACGACGAGATGGGCATCGGCGCGGTCACCGCGCTCAAGGCCGCGGGCAAGACACCGGGCAAGGACGTCAAGATCGTCTCTATCGACGGCACCCGCAACGCCGTCCAGCTCATCGCCGACGGCAGCTACAACGCGGTGATCGAGTCCAACCCGCGCTTCGGCCCGCTCGCCTTCTCCACCCTGGCGGACTTCGCCGCCGGCAAGGAGATCCCGCCGACCGTGGTCATCTCCGACGACCAGTACGACTCGGCGAACGCCGCGCAGAAGCTCGGAAACGCGTACTGA
- a CDS encoding AbfB domain-containing protein — protein sequence MHRRTARALSVVAGLLAAATTLVPVAQAAPVPLPTPWTNQVSPSNALPEYPRPQLVRSEWLNLNGTWGFTGAPNLNSPPIGRPLSENVLVPYPIESMLSGIKRHEDNMFYRRTFTVPSTWDGRRVKLNFGAVTWETRVWVNGTSIGSHTGGFDAFSFDITPALKAGENEIVVGVASPVDGSRYPVGKQRKTPSGIFYTASSGIWQTVWLEPVRAENITRLDTTPDVPGGALDLVVQGTAGQQATAEVLSGGQVVGTATGAVGAHLRVPVPNARLWSPDDPFLYDLRVRLPGGDVVTGYFGMRSLGKAMVGGVMRPLLNGKFVFQIGTLDQGYWPDGIYTAPTDEALRFDLERQKALGFNMVRKHIKVEPARWFYHADKLGLMVWQDMPALDSVDEVPNGHVNYESELRRMIDQHKSITSIVQWVPFNEGWGEYDAGRIVDLVRSIDDTRLINHNSGSNCCVSDPDPGNGDVIDDHAYQVSTGTRQPDAKRVAVLGEYGGLGRTVTGHEWEPGKGFAYGALYPDETSLTNRYVEITKQVGRMVHGRGLSASVYTEPYDVENEVNGFYTYDRRVLKMTEARVREINQKVLAIAKGTEVGRGEPISLRVTTAGYTDRYLRHQDDFVRTDVLGEGSSDLAKKDATFWVRQGLADASCLSFESRNYPGQFLRHTSSRIRKDANDGSALFAGDATFCAREGAGGTALESFNQRGAYIRHYAETVYLARSGGANPWDTPTSFAEDTTWAASVPLWRSGADLPLDQTRSFKVTTPGFTDRFLRHRDGLARTDVVNASSPALLKADATFVVRRGLADPSCYSLEARNYPGQFLRHADFRVRLGANDNTDLFRKDATFCAQPGAGGVRLASVNELGTNMRHYAEEVFVAASGGGHPFDNPVSYDQDVTWAVSAAWAP from the coding sequence ATGCACCGAAGAACCGCGCGCGCCCTGAGCGTCGTGGCCGGTCTGCTGGCCGCCGCGACGACACTCGTCCCCGTCGCCCAAGCCGCCCCCGTCCCGCTACCGACACCATGGACGAACCAGGTCTCGCCGTCCAACGCGCTGCCCGAGTACCCCCGCCCGCAGCTGGTGCGTTCGGAATGGCTCAATCTCAACGGGACCTGGGGGTTCACCGGTGCGCCGAACCTGAACTCGCCACCGATCGGGCGGCCGCTGAGCGAGAACGTCCTGGTGCCTTACCCGATCGAGTCGATGCTTTCGGGGATCAAACGGCATGAGGACAACATGTTCTACCGCCGGACGTTCACCGTTCCGTCCACTTGGGACGGTCGCAGGGTGAAGCTCAACTTCGGCGCCGTCACCTGGGAGACCAGGGTCTGGGTCAACGGGACGTCGATCGGCAGTCACACCGGAGGCTTCGACGCCTTCTCCTTCGACATCACCCCGGCGCTCAAGGCGGGGGAGAACGAGATCGTCGTCGGCGTCGCGTCGCCGGTCGACGGCAGCCGCTACCCGGTCGGGAAGCAGCGCAAGACACCCAGCGGCATCTTCTACACGGCGTCTTCCGGGATCTGGCAGACCGTCTGGCTGGAACCGGTCCGGGCCGAGAACATCACCCGGCTCGACACCACCCCCGACGTCCCCGGTGGCGCGCTCGACCTCGTCGTCCAGGGTACGGCCGGTCAGCAGGCGACCGCCGAAGTGCTCTCGGGCGGTCAGGTGGTCGGCACCGCCACCGGTGCCGTCGGAGCACACCTGCGGGTCCCGGTGCCGAACGCGCGGCTGTGGTCACCGGACGATCCGTTCCTCTACGACCTGCGGGTGCGCCTGCCCGGAGGCGACGTCGTCACCGGCTACTTCGGCATGCGCTCGCTGGGCAAGGCGATGGTCGGCGGCGTGATGCGGCCGCTGCTGAACGGCAAGTTCGTCTTCCAGATCGGCACGCTGGACCAGGGGTACTGGCCGGACGGCATCTACACCGCGCCGACCGACGAGGCGCTGCGGTTCGACCTCGAACGCCAGAAGGCACTGGGCTTCAACATGGTCCGCAAGCACATCAAGGTCGAACCGGCGCGGTGGTTCTACCACGCCGACAAGCTCGGGCTGATGGTCTGGCAGGACATGCCCGCCCTCGACTCGGTCGACGAAGTCCCGAACGGGCACGTGAACTACGAATCCGAACTGCGCCGGATGATCGATCAGCACAAGAGCATCACCTCGATCGTGCAGTGGGTGCCGTTCAACGAAGGCTGGGGCGAGTACGACGCGGGCCGGATCGTCGATCTGGTCCGCTCGATCGACGACACCCGGCTGATCAACCACAACTCGGGGTCCAACTGCTGTGTGTCCGATCCGGATCCTGGCAACGGCGACGTGATCGACGACCACGCGTACCAGGTCTCGACCGGCACCAGGCAACCCGACGCGAAACGGGTCGCGGTGCTGGGGGAGTACGGCGGCCTCGGCCGAACCGTCACCGGGCACGAATGGGAACCTGGCAAGGGGTTCGCGTACGGCGCGCTGTATCCGGACGAGACGTCGCTGACGAACCGGTACGTGGAGATCACCAAGCAGGTCGGGCGGATGGTGCACGGCCGCGGGCTTTCCGCGTCGGTCTACACCGAGCCGTATGACGTCGAGAACGAGGTCAACGGCTTCTACACCTACGACCGCCGCGTGCTGAAGATGACCGAAGCGCGGGTGCGCGAGATCAACCAGAAGGTGCTCGCCATCGCCAAGGGCACCGAGGTGGGCCGGGGCGAGCCGATTTCACTGCGAGTCACCACGGCGGGCTACACGGATCGCTATCTGCGGCACCAGGACGACTTCGTCAGGACGGACGTCCTCGGTGAAGGCAGCTCGGATCTCGCCAAGAAGGACGCGACTTTCTGGGTCCGGCAGGGGCTGGCCGACGCGTCGTGCCTGTCGTTCGAGTCGCGGAACTATCCGGGCCAGTTCCTGCGGCACACGTCGTCGCGGATCCGCAAGGACGCCAACGACGGCTCGGCCCTGTTCGCCGGGGACGCGACCTTCTGCGCTCGGGAAGGCGCCGGTGGGACGGCACTGGAGTCGTTCAACCAGCGTGGCGCCTACATCCGCCACTACGCCGAGACCGTCTACCTCGCGCGCAGCGGCGGGGCGAACCCGTGGGACACGCCAACGAGCTTCGCGGAGGACACGACGTGGGCGGCCTCTGTCCCGCTCTGGCGCAGCGGCGCCGACCTGCCGCTGGACCAGACACGGTCGTTCAAGGTGACCACACCCGGCTTCACGGATCGTTTCCTGCGGCACCGTGACGGCCTCGCGCGGACGGACGTGGTGAACGCGTCGAGCCCGGCGCTGCTGAAGGCGGACGCGACGTTCGTCGTCCGGCGCGGTCTCGCGGATCCGTCGTGCTACTCCTTGGAGGCGCGCAACTATCCGGGCCAGTTCCTGCGGCACGCGGACTTCCGGGTGCGGCTGGGCGCCAACGACAACACCGACCTGTTCCGGAAGGACGCGACCTTCTGCGCCCAGCCCGGTGCCGGTGGGGTGCGGCTCGCGTCCGTGAACGAACTGGGCACGAACATGCGGCACTACGCCGAGGAGGTCTTCGTCGCCGCCAGCGGCGGTGGTCACCCGTTCGACAACCCGGTCTCGTACGACCAGGACGTCACCTGGGCGGTCTCCGCAGCTTGGGCTCCGTAG
- a CDS encoding sugar ABC transporter ATP-binding protein — protein sequence MEPVLEVEGVTKTFAGVRALDDVSFALRPGEVHALVGENGAGKSTLIKVLTGVHKPDSGTIHARGAISTIYQEVNLIPLMSVASNVYLGREPRKRFGLVDWARMNSDAAALLADYGIDADVRRPLGTLGVGAQQMVALARAVSVDADVVIMDEPTSSLEPREVETLFEVIGRLHERGIAIVYVSHRMDELYRICERVTVLRDGRRVHTGPLADLPRLELVSMMLGRSVGDIRVHGATAFDGDHHAGREPLLRAENLTSGNRLSGVSVDIRPGEIVGLAGLLGSGRTETARAIVGDLPLSGGTVLVGGKQVPQGNVSAAMRAGVSMLAEDRKTEGIIPHLSVRENIVLAALPKLSRFGLVSRARQDRIVDTFVKRLRIKVSSPDQKVAELSGGNQQKVLLARWLCTEPKVLLLDEPTRGIDVGAKAEVQALIDELAKDGLAVLLISSEMEELLDGADRLVVLKDGAVVGELAGEQLTQDHVLAAIASGGAE from the coding sequence ATGGAACCGGTTCTCGAGGTCGAAGGCGTGACGAAGACGTTCGCCGGGGTGCGCGCGCTCGACGACGTGTCGTTCGCGCTGCGGCCGGGCGAGGTGCACGCGCTGGTGGGCGAGAACGGCGCCGGGAAATCGACGCTGATCAAGGTGCTCACCGGCGTGCACAAGCCGGATTCCGGCACGATCCACGCGCGGGGCGCGATCTCCACGATCTACCAGGAGGTCAACCTCATCCCGCTGATGAGCGTGGCGAGCAACGTGTATCTCGGCCGCGAGCCGAGGAAGAGGTTCGGGCTCGTCGACTGGGCGCGGATGAACTCGGACGCGGCGGCCCTGCTGGCGGACTACGGCATCGACGCCGACGTCCGCCGTCCACTCGGGACACTCGGTGTCGGCGCGCAGCAGATGGTCGCGCTGGCCCGCGCGGTGTCGGTCGACGCCGACGTCGTGATCATGGACGAGCCGACGTCCTCGTTGGAGCCGCGTGAGGTCGAGACGCTGTTCGAGGTCATCGGCAGGCTGCACGAGCGCGGGATCGCGATCGTGTACGTCAGTCACCGGATGGACGAGCTGTACCGGATCTGCGAACGGGTGACGGTGCTGCGGGACGGCAGGCGGGTCCACACCGGACCGCTCGCCGACCTGCCGCGCCTGGAACTGGTGTCGATGATGCTCGGCCGCAGTGTCGGCGACATCCGCGTCCACGGCGCGACGGCCTTCGATGGCGACCATCACGCGGGCCGGGAACCTTTGCTGCGCGCGGAGAACCTGACCAGCGGCAACCGGCTGAGCGGCGTCTCGGTGGACATCAGGCCCGGCGAGATCGTGGGGCTGGCCGGGCTGCTCGGCTCCGGCCGGACCGAGACCGCGCGGGCGATCGTCGGTGACCTGCCCCTGTCCGGCGGCACCGTCCTCGTCGGCGGAAAGCAAGTCCCGCAAGGGAATGTGTCGGCCGCGATGCGCGCGGGCGTCAGCATGCTCGCCGAGGACCGCAAGACCGAGGGGATCATCCCGCATCTCTCGGTACGGGAGAACATCGTGCTCGCCGCGCTGCCGAAGCTGTCCCGCTTCGGCCTGGTCAGCCGCGCCCGGCAGGACAGAATCGTCGACACCTTCGTGAAACGCCTGCGGATCAAGGTGTCCAGTCCCGATCAGAAGGTCGCGGAACTCTCCGGCGGCAATCAGCAGAAGGTGCTGCTGGCCCGCTGGCTGTGCACCGAGCCGAAGGTGCTGCTGCTCGACGAGCCGACCCGTGGCATCGACGTCGGCGCCAAGGCGGAGGTGCAGGCGCTGATCGACGAACTCGCCAAGGACGGCCTCGCCGTCCTGCTCATCTCTTCCGAGATGGAGGAACTCCTCGACGGCGCCGACCGGTTGGTCGTGCTCAAGGACGGCGCGGTGGTCGGTGAACTGGCGGGGGAGCAGCTGACCCAGGACCACGTGCTGGCCGCGATCGCTTCGGGCGGCGCGGAATGA
- a CDS encoding PASTA domain-containing protein, with product MAVVPDFVGKQALDAWLSGYDAGLMLQGSDPDSPHPLLNGVVVAQLPAPGTRLPRWSVVIVWIAGGGDPAGVREPRRPLPDHLEDQGEPDHRV from the coding sequence ATGGCCGTGGTGCCGGACTTCGTGGGGAAGCAAGCGCTCGATGCCTGGCTGTCCGGGTACGACGCGGGCCTCATGCTGCAAGGCTCCGATCCTGACAGCCCGCATCCACTCCTGAACGGCGTGGTCGTCGCGCAGTTGCCCGCGCCGGGAACGCGCCTGCCGCGCTGGAGCGTGGTGATCGTCTGGATTGCCGGAGGCGGCGACCCCGCCGGCGTGCGCGAACCGCGGCGTCCGCTGCCGGACCACCTCGAAGACCAGGGCGAGCCTGATCACCGGGTGTGA
- a CDS encoding sensor histidine kinase, with product MNRALAVLTVVAYVTLPLGSARYETLVLPTLVAGLVYAAIAIAGFPWVQKRGRAWAIAYVCVQLPLGFTLFSLSGAAVGAVLLLVVLVCHTVLLLPLPVAFGVAVLIPLIHLPMAPIDGLREGLGTLAVMVFAAVVTELVVRERRAREELAEAHERLRVQAAQAEELATIQERNRVARDIHDGLGHHLTVVQMMVQAARAVIGTGDTERADGMLAKAQDQSREALAEVRRSVSALREPRPEPLADALRALADEASAAGVPTGLEVRGTARDTRAEVEESLFRAAQEGLTNVRKHARAKAATVVLDYAGADRVRLEVRDDGLGLTGDSPPDKGFGLVGLRERVAGLGGRVAVDSAEGHGLTLTVEVPG from the coding sequence GTGAACCGGGCCCTGGCCGTGCTGACTGTCGTCGCGTACGTGACGCTGCCCCTCGGCTCGGCCAGATACGAGACGCTCGTGCTGCCGACACTCGTGGCCGGCCTGGTCTACGCGGCGATCGCGATCGCCGGCTTCCCCTGGGTCCAGAAACGCGGGCGTGCCTGGGCGATCGCGTACGTCTGCGTTCAGTTACCGCTCGGCTTCACCCTGTTCTCGCTTTCGGGCGCCGCTGTCGGGGCCGTCCTGCTTCTCGTGGTCCTCGTCTGCCACACCGTGTTGCTGTTGCCGCTGCCCGTGGCGTTCGGGGTCGCGGTGCTGATCCCGCTGATCCATCTGCCGATGGCACCGATCGACGGGCTCCGGGAAGGACTCGGGACGCTGGCGGTCATGGTGTTCGCCGCCGTGGTGACCGAGCTGGTCGTCCGGGAGAGACGGGCGCGGGAGGAGCTGGCGGAGGCACACGAACGCCTTCGCGTTCAAGCCGCGCAGGCCGAAGAGCTCGCCACGATCCAGGAACGCAACCGGGTCGCGCGCGACATCCACGACGGGCTCGGTCATCACCTCACGGTCGTGCAGATGATGGTGCAGGCCGCCCGCGCGGTGATCGGGACCGGGGACACGGAACGCGCCGACGGGATGCTCGCCAAGGCACAGGACCAGTCCCGTGAGGCGCTCGCCGAGGTCCGCCGGTCGGTGTCGGCGTTGCGGGAGCCGCGCCCGGAGCCGCTCGCGGACGCGTTGCGGGCCTTGGCGGACGAGGCGTCGGCGGCGGGGGTGCCGACCGGGCTGGAGGTCAGGGGCACGGCTCGGGACACACGCGCCGAGGTGGAAGAGTCGCTGTTCCGGGCCGCCCAGGAGGGGCTGACCAACGTGCGCAAGCACGCGCGGGCCAAGGCCGCGACCGTCGTGCTCGACTACGCCGGAGCCGACCGGGTCCGGCTCGAAGTCCGCGACGACGGTCTCGGGCTCACCGGGGATTCCCCGCCGGACAAGGGTTTCGGGCTCGTGGGGCTCCGCGAGCGGGTCGCCGGGCTCGGCGGCCGGGTCGCGGTCGACTCGGCGGAAGGCCACGGCCTGACACTCACCGTGGAGGTGCCGGGATGA
- a CDS encoding ABC transporter permease: MTDTAKTVDRTKVARWLQEYGVYVAVVALVLFNIGFTANFLTVGNFRTQLIQAAPVLVVALGMALVIGTEGVDLSVGAVMALSAAIIPLYLGAGTLPAVAIALAAGLAAGTLNGVLVARIGIQPIVATLALLVGGRGLALVLADGQLVQLHDPGFLALGTGEVLGIPVSVLIAAVLAVLMAALVGKTAFGRRLVAIGGNRRASVLAGLPVNRVLIGVYAICGLLAALAGVLSTARLGAGDPADAGLLMELSAITAVVVGGTPLTGGRVRILGTVMGVLLMQLVRATLIKHNLPDSTAQMIQAAIIVGAVYVARERSSR, translated from the coding sequence ATGACGGACACGGCGAAAACGGTGGACCGGACGAAGGTGGCCCGGTGGCTCCAGGAGTACGGCGTGTACGTCGCCGTCGTCGCGCTCGTGCTGTTCAACATCGGTTTCACCGCGAACTTCCTGACCGTCGGCAACTTCCGGACCCAGCTCATCCAGGCCGCGCCGGTGCTGGTGGTCGCGCTCGGGATGGCGCTGGTCATCGGCACCGAGGGCGTCGACCTGTCGGTGGGTGCGGTGATGGCGCTGTCGGCGGCGATCATCCCGTTGTACCTCGGTGCCGGGACGCTGCCCGCGGTCGCCATCGCGCTCGCGGCCGGGCTGGCCGCCGGGACGCTGAACGGTGTCCTCGTGGCCAGGATCGGGATCCAGCCGATCGTGGCGACACTCGCCTTGCTCGTCGGCGGGCGCGGGCTCGCGCTGGTGCTCGCCGACGGTCAGCTCGTCCAGCTGCACGATCCGGGCTTCCTGGCGCTGGGTACCGGCGAAGTGCTCGGGATCCCGGTGAGCGTGCTCATCGCGGCCGTCCTGGCCGTGCTGATGGCGGCGCTGGTCGGGAAGACGGCGTTCGGCAGGCGGCTGGTCGCGATCGGCGGCAACCGCCGGGCCAGTGTGCTCGCCGGACTGCCGGTCAACCGTGTCCTCATCGGCGTCTACGCGATCTGCGGGCTCCTCGCGGCGCTGGCCGGGGTGCTCTCCACCGCCCGGCTCGGCGCCGGCGACCCCGCGGACGCCGGGCTGCTGATGGAACTGTCCGCGATCACCGCGGTCGTGGTCGGCGGCACCCCGCTGACCGGCGGCCGCGTCCGCATCCTCGGCACGGTGATGGGTGTCCTGCTCATGCAGCTCGTCCGCGCCACGCTCATCAAGCACAACCTGCCGGATTCGACCGCGCAGATGATCCAGGCCGCGATCATCGTCGGCGCGGTGTACGTCGCACGGGAACGGAGCAGCCGATGA
- a CDS encoding DUF5997 family protein, whose amino-acid sequence MKPATAAKKLGVYLEATPAEFQEGVVSRDELNALQTEPPEWLRELRRNGPHPRPVIAAKLGISISGLARGGITDALTTEQIDAVKTEDPDWLKRERETQAEVRKEEARLKATRTES is encoded by the coding sequence ATGAAGCCCGCGACAGCGGCGAAGAAGCTGGGTGTGTACCTCGAGGCCACCCCGGCGGAGTTCCAGGAGGGTGTCGTCTCCCGCGACGAGCTGAACGCGCTGCAGACCGAGCCGCCCGAGTGGCTGCGGGAGCTGCGCCGCAACGGCCCGCACCCGCGTCCGGTCATCGCGGCGAAGCTGGGTATCTCCATCAGCGGCCTGGCGCGGGGCGGGATCACCGACGCCCTCACCACCGAACAGATCGACGCGGTCAAGACCGAAGACCCCGACTGGCTGAAGCGGGAGCGCGAGACGCAGGCCGAGGTCCGCAAGGAAGAAGCGCGGCTGAAGGCCACCCGCACCGAGAGCTAA
- a CDS encoding ABC transporter permease — MTAAPTMAAQDSTRRELMTGVLQKQGAAIALVLMVAVAWLLFPRFGSLDNLRDIALQSSFLAIIALGMTFVIITGGIDLSVGSVYALGGVLAAYGSQWGFLVALLLPLAVCGLIGLINGLLVAKTGMAPFIVTLATLLFARGLLLAITTEGATTYKIPEGEAFVELGRGTLFGFGYPVFIAAALCLIGGLMLRRTRFGQSVFATGGSEQSAKLMGLPVARTKVTVYVMSGVLSGLAGALTAAYLQSGVTVIGVGLELDAISVVVIGGTLLTGGMGTILGTVIGVGIRTVIQNVINQIGTLDSNYQSVVSGAFLLVVVVLQRSLARTTTRR; from the coding sequence ATGACCGCGGCGCCCACGATGGCCGCGCAGGATTCCACCCGGCGCGAGCTGATGACCGGGGTCCTGCAGAAACAAGGCGCGGCGATCGCGCTGGTGCTCATGGTCGCCGTCGCGTGGCTGCTGTTCCCGCGCTTCGGCAGCCTGGACAACCTGCGCGACATCGCGTTGCAGAGCTCGTTCCTCGCGATCATCGCGCTCGGCATGACGTTCGTGATCATCACCGGCGGGATCGACCTCTCGGTGGGTTCGGTCTACGCGCTCGGCGGGGTCCTCGCCGCCTACGGGTCGCAGTGGGGTTTCCTCGTCGCGTTGCTGCTGCCGTTGGCGGTGTGCGGGCTGATCGGCCTGATCAACGGGCTTCTCGTCGCGAAGACCGGGATGGCGCCGTTCATCGTCACGCTGGCGACGTTGCTGTTCGCCCGCGGGCTGCTGCTCGCGATCACCACCGAGGGCGCGACGACGTACAAGATCCCCGAGGGCGAGGCGTTCGTCGAACTCGGGCGCGGCACGCTCTTCGGGTTCGGCTACCCGGTGTTCATCGCGGCGGCGCTGTGCCTGATCGGCGGGCTCATGCTGCGGCGGACCCGGTTCGGGCAGTCGGTCTTCGCGACCGGCGGCTCGGAGCAGTCCGCGAAACTGATGGGACTGCCGGTGGCGCGCACCAAGGTCACCGTCTACGTCATGAGCGGTGTCCTTTCCGGCCTCGCGGGCGCACTCACCGCGGCCTATCTGCAATCCGGTGTCACGGTGATCGGCGTCGGCCTCGAACTGGACGCCATCTCCGTCGTCGTCATCGGCGGCACCCTGCTGACCGGCGGGATGGGCACGATTCTCGGAACGGTCATCGGGGTGGGCATCCGAACGGTCATCCAGAACGTCATCAACCAGATAGGAACTCTCGACAGCAACTACCAGTCGGTGGTCAGCGGTGCGTTCCTCTTGGTGGTCGTTGTCCTGCAGCGGTCGCTGGCCCGCACGACCACCCGGAGATAG